The following proteins come from a genomic window of Sorghum bicolor cultivar BTx623 chromosome 3, Sorghum_bicolor_NCBIv3, whole genome shotgun sequence:
- the LOC8081367 gene encoding transcription repressor OFP3, which yields MDHGGGGGRSSSRLRDRLARMFRPGSLLRSTCNTTAGASSCASSSPVVGGAAAASTTKPPPPPAAASACSSSRALLAADVAGDRDSFLASSRRDLVGRTESFSTAVDRLHHHRRRRDVAAQPSRFSVDAPASVAERNKDKEKKSPRDEYGSHHHPLGGGKCDKTMIRMKLLSNPYGFSSSDDDDADTDVFSSDAEDDLAGRAGCISKRLAGESAETFFSSSRSFSSDSSEFYTKKQKKQTTTTTKTKPPAASSGKPPKPPRTTMTTAKRGQVHPAVTARRHHRRATSSCDTCGVRDGFRPVVSAAEEQVRRGFAVVKRSRDPYADFRSSMVEMIVGRQLFGPPDMERLLRSYLSLNAPRHHPVILQAFSDIWVVVHGG from the coding sequence ATggaccacggcggcggcggcgggaggagCAGCAGCCGGCTCCGGGACCGCCTGGCCCGGATGTTCCGCCCGGGCTCGCTGCTCCGCTCCACCTGCAACACCACCGCCGGCGCGTCCTCCTGCGCCTCCTCCTCTCCCGTcgtcggcggcgcggcggccgcctccaccaccaagccgccgccgccgcccgcggcTGCCTCCGCGTGCTCCTCCAGCCGCGCGCTTCTGGCCGCGGACGTTGCCGGCGACCGGGACTCGTTCCTCGCGTCGTCGCGGCGCGACCTCGTCGGCCGCACCGAGTCCTTCTCCACCGCCGTCGACCGCCTCCACCACCATCGCCGTCGCCGGGACGTGGCGGCGCAGCCCTCCCGCTTCTCCGTCGACGCGCCGGCGTCTGTGGCGGAGAGGAACAAGGACAAGGAGAAGAAGAGCCCGCGCGACGAGTACGGTAGTCACCACCACCCACTCGGCGGCGGCAAGTGCGACAAGACGATGATCAGGATGAAGCTGCTCTCCAACCCCTACGGCTTCAGCagctccgacgacgacgacgccgacACCGACGTCTTCAGCAGCGACGCCGAGGACGACCTCGCCGGCCGTGCCGGGTGCATTAGCAAGAGGCTGGCCGGCGAGTCGGCGGAGACCTTCTTCTCCTCGTCGCGAAGCTTCTCCTCCGACTCCTCCGAGTTCTACACCAAGAAGCAGAAGAAGCAGACGACGACAACGACGAAGACGAAGCCCCCTGCAGCATCCTCCGGCAAGCCACCCAAACCTCCTaggacgacgatgacgacggcGAAAAGGGGCCAGGTCCATCCCGCCGTCACCGCCAGACGCCACCACCGGCGCGCGACGAGCAGCTGCGACACGTGCGGCGTGCGCGACGGATTCCGCCCCGTGGTGTCGGCGGCGGAGGAGCAAGTGCGCAGGGGTttcgcggtggtgaagcggtcgCGGGACCCGTACGCCGACTTCCGGTCGTCCATGGTGGAGATGATCGTGGGGCGGCAGCTGTTCGGCCCGCCGGACATGGAGCGCCTGCTGCGCTCCTACCTCTCCCTCAACGCGCCGCGCCACCACCCCGTCATCCTCCAGGCATTCTCCGACATCTGGGTCGTCGTCCACGGCGGCTAG